In a single window of the Methanolobus psychrophilus R15 genome:
- a CDS encoding monovalent cation/proton antiporter subunit MnhG/PhaG, whose amino-acid sequence MTTATDIIGNVFFLAGILFVFVGMVGLLRLPDVYNRLHATTKIATLGTFGVMLAIAIKAGFSTMGLKAITVGIFLLLTAPVAAHMIARAAHRSGTQMWTDSVTDEYEEDNKREKESQI is encoded by the coding sequence CTGCAACCGACATTATCGGCAATGTGTTCTTTTTAGCAGGCATATTGTTCGTGTTCGTGGGAATGGTGGGCCTGCTGCGGCTGCCTGACGTGTATAACCGTCTCCATGCAACCACGAAGATAGCGACGCTTGGTACCTTTGGTGTCATGCTCGCAATCGCAATAAAGGCCGGCTTTTCGACAATGGGCCTAAAAGCCATAACTGTCGGAATATTCCTGCTCCTGACAGCTCCTGTAGCAGCACACATGATAGCAAGAGCTGCCCACAGAAGTGGAACCCAGATGTGGACGGACTCTGTAACTGATGAATATGAAGAGGATAATAAGAGAGAGAAAGAGAGCCAAATCTAA